The following are encoded together in the bacterium genome:
- the acpP gene encoding acyl carrier protein, with product MSDENFTRFQNCTVEVLSVEAGQVTPEATFADDLDSDSLDLVELVMALEEEFDITIDEEELEDIETVGQAFDLVTVKLG from the coding sequence GTGAGCGACGAAAACTTCACTCGCTTCCAGAACTGCACTGTGGAGGTGCTGTCGGTGGAGGCCGGTCAGGTCACACCCGAGGCCACCTTTGCCGACGACTTGGACTCGGACAGCCTCGACTTGGTCGAGTTGGTGATGGCGCTCGAAGAGGAGTTCGACATCACCATCGACGAGGAAGAACTGGAGGACATCGAGACCGTGGGCCAGGCCTTCGACCTGGTTACCGTCAAGCTGGGATGA